The Arachis hypogaea cultivar Tifrunner chromosome 14, arahy.Tifrunner.gnm2.J5K5, whole genome shotgun sequence genome has a segment encoding these proteins:
- the LOC112798215 gene encoding uncharacterized protein isoform X1 codes for MASLLVMLLPHLMILLIMIQIPPYLSSNDDNYTSCADTRYDCGKINNIGFPFWGGNRPKQCGHPLLQLNCDPDHDSTTYITIKNMTYRVLEAYSENQTMKIARVDYFEGLCPSKPVNTSLDFELFDYGPGNKNLTLFYHCSLNNGLPNSIPGFLNCFSNRTSNEYFYARPEALGAPPSSVVCTTSVFIPLLLQLDVEVELTWNNIEGAIQNGFLVKWIGSVTECFKCMNSGGACGYDWNSKQATCYCKDESNYSNLGDGLIKTCDSSATSPPHQDDHVLPNSGSSSKWNWRLKTAIGATAAGVGIVVVFAVVICNRKRYFSLAQKRLIFGKTGESDDQNVEDFITTYGFLAPKRYSFSEVKKITNSFCDQLGKGGYGVVYKGKLSDGRLVAVKVINESKGSGEEFINEVASISRTSHVNIVSLLGFCNERNKRALIYEFMSNSSLDKFIYGNGSPTPTCNLDWNTLYQIAIGIARGLEYLHRGCGTRILHLDIKPQNILLDEDFCPKISDFGLSKICQKKESIVSILGTRGTIGYIAPEVFSRMYGGISHKSDVYSYGMLILEMVGGRKNYESGGSNSSEMYFPDWIYKDLEQGEAAYMLKLMNALKPPGWSNTTHMCHWTGVSCNNQSRRIEEIFLKEMSLTGTVPAGLNDSLSQLTYLYLSYNNLGGPVPSLANLSFLQVAYLDNNNFTIIPHGCFHGLTSLQSLLLNNNTNLPPWNFPTDLTAHSSQLDVLDLSSTNLMGSVPNISHSFPTLRYLSLSNNNLSSIPEDCFHNLTSLDVLSLANNTNLLPWTFPLDLTHSSFKLSYLDLQATNLMGFLPNLSHFFPDLITVSLSNNHLTFIPQGCFQALPYLGLLKLGNNTNLTPWTFPDLIQSTKIQELNLVATNVMGSLPEIFDSLTSLETLLLSNNSLTGVLPESFGRSKITTLHLNDQKGKGFSGTMDVVSNMIDLSEAWLQGNSFDGYILDMSRCTALQDLRLAHNRFTGVVPDSLINLSRKNLQTVILNNNFFQGPMPNILGDSDSTNVGDNTTNAFCRDDYDPCDERVTILLEIASAFGYPYLLARSWRGNNPCHNWSFVACTATMITTVNLTRQNLTGTISDAFGKLTHLENLYLSGNNLNGSIPENFTSLHQLKNLDVSNNNLSGKIPNFSRGVYLNTEGNPSFERRKPSGKRRNPPAWIKGAIAAAAGIGGLVFLVIIICNRKRCLSLLQRILWKKTGPFIDNEFEEFMKTYGSLMLRRYNYSEVKSMTNSFRDKLGKGGYGIVYKAYLSDGCLVAVKVLTESSGSGEEFLNEVASIGRTSHMNIVSLLGFCYEKYKRALIYEFMPNGSLDKFIYKQESPNAICNLDWNTLFQITIGIAGGLEYLHRGCATRILHLDIKPQNILLDEDFCPKIADFGLAKICKKKESIVSLQGTRGTPGYIAPEVFSRTFGKVSHKSDVYSYGMLILELVGGRKNYDTGGSLTSEMYFPDWIYKDLEEQNILGRGLSTTEEESDMIKKITLVSLWCIQTNPSDRPSINKAVEMLEGPLQSVPYPPKPVLYSPQMSISQFSRISYNSTYEEDSEIVEETISINKMSSKFAK; via the exons ATGGCTTCTCTGCTTGTTATGCTTCTCCCTCACTTAATGATCCTCTTGATAATGATTCAGATTCCTCCATACTTAAGCTCCAATGATGATAACTATACAAGTTGTGCTGATACTCGCTATGATTGTGGGAAGATTAACAACATTGGTTTTCCATTCTGGGGAGGAAATCGTCCAAAGCAGTGTGGCCACCCTCTTCTACAACTCAACTGTGATCCTGATCATGACTCCACTACTTACATAACCATCAAGAACATGACATACCGGGTTTTGGAGGCATACTCGGAAAACCAAACCATGAAAATAGCAAGAGTTGACTACTTTGAAGGTTTATGCCCTTCAAAACCAGTAAACACAAGCCTTGACTTTGAGCTCTTTGATTATGGGCCTGGCAATAAGAATCTTACCCTCTTCTATCATTGTTCTTTAAATAATGGTTTGCCCAATTCCATCCCCGGATTTCTTAATTGTTTCTCAAATAGGACTTCAAATGAATACTTTTATGCTAGGCCTGAAGCTCTAGGTGCTCCTCCTTCTAGTGTTGTTTGCACAACAAGTGTGTTTATTCCATTGTTGTTGCAACTTGATGTTGAAGTGGAGTTGACATGGAACAACATAGAAGGTGCTATCCAAAATGGATTCTTGGTGAAATGGATAGGAAGTGTAACAGAATGTTTCAAGTGTATGAACTCAGGTGGAGCCTGTGGCTATGATTGGAATTCAAAACAGGCAACATGTTATTGCAAAGATGAGTCTAATTATTCAAATCTGGGTGATGGGCTCATCAAAACTTGTGATTCTTCTGCTACCTCACCACCTCATCAAGATGATCATGTCCTTCCAAATTCAG gatCATCTTCAAAGTGGAACTGGCGGCTTAAGACAGCTATAg GTGCAACAGCAGCTGGTGTTGGAATTGTTGTAGTCTTTGCTGTGGTCATTTGCAACCGCAAGAGATACTTCAGTTTAGCACAAAAGAGGTTAATCTTTGGAAAAACAGGGGAATCTGATGACCAGAATGTGGAGGATTTCATCACAACTTATGGCTTTCTGGCCCCAAAGAGATATAGTTTTTCAGAAGTGAAGAAAATCACAAACTCATTTTGTGATCAATTAGGCAAAGGGGGATATGGTGTTGTGTACAAAGGGAAGTTATCTGATGGTCGTCTTGTTGCAGTGAAAGTGATAAATGAATCAAAAGGGAGTGGAGAAGAATTCATAAACGAGGTTGCTAGTATTAGTAGAACATCTCATGTGAACATTGTCTCGCTTTTGGGATTTTGCAATGAGAGAAACAAAAGAGCACTCATTTATGAGTTCATGTCTAATAGCTCATTGGATAAGTTCATTTATGGAAATGGATCTCCAACTCCCACTTGCAATTTGGATTGGAACACATTGTATCAAATTGCAATTGGCATCGCTCGTGGACTAGAATATTTGCATCGAGGATGCGGTACAAGAATTTTACATCTTGATATTAAACCTCAAAATATTCTCTTGGATGAAGATTTTTGTCCTAAAATTTCTGATTTTGGATTATCCAAGATATGTCAAAAGAAAGAGAGTATTGTGTCCATATTGGGAACAAGAGGAACTATTGGATATATTGCACCTGAAGTATTTAGTCGCATGTATGGTGGCATTTCGCACAAATCTGATGTATATAGTTATGGCATGTTAATTCTTGAAATGGTTGGAGGAAGAAAGAACTACGAAAGTGGAGGGTCAAATTCCAGCGAGATGTACTTTCCAGATTGGATTTACAAAGATCTTGAGCAAG GAGAAGCTGCATACATGTTGAAGCTTATGAATGCACTCAAACCCCCTGGCTGGTCCAACACCACCCACATGTGCCACTGGACTGGCGTGAGTTGCAACAATCAAAGTAGAAGGATTGAAGAGATCTTTCTCAAAGAAATGTCACTGACGGGAACAGTTCCTGCAGGCCTCAACGACTCCCTCTCCCAACTCACATACCTCTATCTCTCCTACAATAACCTGGGTGGGCCTGTTCCCTCTCTCGCCAACCTCTCTTTCCTCCAAGTAGCGTACCTCGACAACAACAACTTCACCATCATCCCTCATGGTTGCTTCCATGGTCTTACTAGTTTGCAGTCCTTGCTCCTGAATAACAACACCAACCTCCCACCATGGAACTTTCCTACGGATTTGACTGCTCACTCCTCTCAACTCGATGTCCTCGATCTCTCTTCTACAAATCTCATGGGATCCGTACCCAACATATCCCATTCCTTCCCAACTCTGCGatatctttctctctctaacaACAACCTCTCCTCCATCCCTGAGGATTGCTTCCACAACCTAACCAGTTTGGACGTCCTCTCTTTGGCCAACAACACCAACCTCCTACCATGGACCTTCCCCCTCGATTTGACTCATTCCTCATTCAAACTCTCCTACCTCGACCTCCAGGCTACAAATCTCATGGGATTCCTACCAAACTTATCACATTTCTTCCCCGACTTGATTACCGTTTCTCTCTCCAACAACCACCTTACCTTCATCCCCCAAGGTTGCTTCCAGGCTCTACCCTATTTGGGGCTGCTGAAGTTGGGAAACAACACCAACCTCACACCATGGACCTTCCCCGACTTGATTCAGTCCACAAAAATACAAGAGCTCAATCTTGTTGCTACAAATGTCATGGGCTCTCTACCAGAAATATTTGACTCCTTGACAAGTTTGGAGACTCTTCTTCTCTCCAACAACAGCCTCACTGGTGTCTTGCCTGAGTCTTTTGGAAGGTCCAAGATTACCACATTGCACCTCAACGACCAGAAGGGCAAAGGATTTTCAGGTACAATGGATGTTGTTTCAAATATGATCGATTTGTCTGAGGCGTGGCTTCAGGGGAACTCATTTGATGGATATATCCTTGACATGTCTCGTTGTACTGCCTTACAAGATTTACGACTTGCGCACAATCGATTTACAGGTGTGGTTCCAGATTCTCTGATAAATCTCAGTCGCAAGAACCTGCAAACTGTTATTTTGAACAACAACTTTTTTCAGGGTCCTATGCCTAACATTTTAGGAGATTCTGACAGTACGAATGTTGGAGATAACACCACCAATGCCTTTTGTCGAGACGACTATGATCCTTGTGACGAGAGAGTTACCATTTTGCTTGAAATTGCATCTGCATTTGGATATCCTTATTTGTTGGCCCGTTCATGGCGAGGAAATAATCCATGTCATAATTGGAGTTTTGTTGCATGTACTGCGACTATGATTACAACCGTGAATTTGACAAGGCAGAATTTGACAGGAACTATCTCAGATGCATTTGGTAAATTAACTCATTTGGAAAACTTGTATCTGAGTGGTAACAATTTAAACGGTTCAATACCTGAAAACTTCACATCTCTTCATCAACTCAAGAATCTCGATGTCTCCAACAACAACTTATCAGGAAAAATTCCCAATTTCTCACGTGGAGTATACCTGAATACTGAAGGTAACCCTTCGTTTGAGAGAAGAAAACCTTCGGGCAAGAGAAGAAATCCACCTGCTTGGATCAAAG GCGCAATAGCAGCAGCAGCAGGTATTGGAGGTCTTGTTTTCTTGGTTATAATAATTTGTAACCGAAAGAGGTGTCTTAGCTTGTTACAAAGGATTTTGTGGAAGAAAACAGGACCATTTATTGATAatgaatttgaagaatttatgaaAACTTATGGATCTTTGATGTTAAGGAGATATAATTATTCTGAAGTGAAAAGTATGACAAACTCATTTCGTGATAAATTAGGAAAGGGAGGATATGGCATTGTATACAAAGCATATTTAAGTGATGGTTGTCTGGTAGCAGTGAAGGTATTGACCGAATCTAGCGGAAGTGGAGAGGAATTCCTGAATGAGGTAGCTAGTATTGGTAGAACTTCTCATATGAACATTGTCTCGCTTTTGGGATTTTGCTATGAAAAATATAAAAGGGCACTCATCTATGAATTCATGCCTAATGGTTCTTTGGATAAGTTTATCTACAAACAAGAATCTCCCAATGCTATTTGTAATTTGGATTGGAATACATTGTTTCAAATTACAATTGGTATTGCAGGAGGATTAGAATATTTGCACCGAGGATGTGCTACAAGAATTTTACATCTTGATATTAAACCTCAAAATATTCTGTTAGATGAAGATTTTTGTCCAAAAATTGCTGATTTTGGATTGGCAAAAAtatgcaaaaagaaagaaagtattGTATCTTTACAAGGTACAAGAGGAACTCCGGGATACATTGCACCAGAAGTATTTAGCCGAACTTTTGGTAAAGTTTCTCACAAATCTGATGTGTATAGTTATggaatgttgattcttgaattgGTGGGAGGTAGAAAGAACTACGACACCGGCGGATCACTTACCAGTGAAATGTACTTTCCAGATTGGATTTACAAGGATCTCGAGGAGCAAAATATCCTCGGACGGGGTTTGTCCACTACAGAAGAAGAAAGTGATATGATAAAGAAAATTACTTTGGTGAGTTTATGGTGCATTCAAACAAATCCATCGGATAGACCATCAATAAACAAAGCAGTAGAAATGTTAGAAGGACCACTTCAGTCAGTGCCATATCCTCCAAAACCTGTCTTATATTCTCCTCAAATGTCTATCTCACAGTTTTCACGAATCTCCTATAACAGTACATATGAGGAGGATTCTGAGATTGTTGAGGAGACTATTTCCATCAATAAAATGAGTTCAAAATTTGCAAAGTAA
- the LOC112798215 gene encoding uncharacterized protein isoform X2 has translation MKPLCRLRRLSSIWMFILALIAMATHVPTSVGAADNVSYLACKNTLSCGSISQLTYPFWGQIDNTNNRSNYCGEPNLKITCEDNNNNNGVPKFIVDSVKYRILDWDIGKENLTVARDDYFSTSIDFCSGDFSNNTLDETILQYDDNSVVNITLLYKCSSETKPSDQFKFVQSCSSGSVYYAEQQDNEALPYYGSCSTVIFPVSKALASTFANSANNPITTTIQQALESGFGLKLLPQIDDQCRGCTNSGGNCGSNDGHFACFCNDGTRSNSCSSGSSSKWNWRLKTAIGATAAGVGIVVVFAVVICNRKRYFSLAQKRLIFGKTGESDDQNVEDFITTYGFLAPKRYSFSEVKKITNSFCDQLGKGGYGVVYKGKLSDGRLVAVKVINESKGSGEEFINEVASISRTSHVNIVSLLGFCNERNKRALIYEFMSNSSLDKFIYGNGSPTPTCNLDWNTLYQIAIGIARGLEYLHRGCGTRILHLDIKPQNILLDEDFCPKISDFGLSKICQKKESIVSILGTRGTIGYIAPEVFSRMYGGISHKSDVYSYGMLILEMVGGRKNYESGGSNSSEMYFPDWIYKDLEQGEAAYMLKLMNALKPPGWSNTTHMCHWTGVSCNNQSRRIEEIFLKEMSLTGTVPAGLNDSLSQLTYLYLSYNNLGGPVPSLANLSFLQVAYLDNNNFTIIPHGCFHGLTSLQSLLLNNNTNLPPWNFPTDLTAHSSQLDVLDLSSTNLMGSVPNISHSFPTLRYLSLSNNNLSSIPEDCFHNLTSLDVLSLANNTNLLPWTFPLDLTHSSFKLSYLDLQATNLMGFLPNLSHFFPDLITVSLSNNHLTFIPQGCFQALPYLGLLKLGNNTNLTPWTFPDLIQSTKIQELNLVATNVMGSLPEIFDSLTSLETLLLSNNSLTGVLPESFGRSKITTLHLNDQKGKGFSGTMDVVSNMIDLSEAWLQGNSFDGYILDMSRCTALQDLRLAHNRFTGVVPDSLINLSRKNLQTVILNNNFFQGPMPNILGDSDSTNVGDNTTNAFCRDDYDPCDERVTILLEIASAFGYPYLLARSWRGNNPCHNWSFVACTATMITTVNLTRQNLTGTISDAFGKLTHLENLYLSGNNLNGSIPENFTSLHQLKNLDVSNNNLSGKIPNFSRGVYLNTEGNPSFERRKPSGKRRNPPAWIKGAIAAAAGIGGLVFLVIIICNRKRCLSLLQRILWKKTGPFIDNEFEEFMKTYGSLMLRRYNYSEVKSMTNSFRDKLGKGGYGIVYKAYLSDGCLVAVKVLTESSGSGEEFLNEVASIGRTSHMNIVSLLGFCYEKYKRALIYEFMPNGSLDKFIYKQESPNAICNLDWNTLFQITIGIAGGLEYLHRGCATRILHLDIKPQNILLDEDFCPKIADFGLAKICKKKESIVSLQGTRGTPGYIAPEVFSRTFGKVSHKSDVYSYGMLILELVGGRKNYDTGGSLTSEMYFPDWIYKDLEEQNILGRGLSTTEEESDMIKKITLVSLWCIQTNPSDRPSINKAVEMLEGPLQSVPYPPKPVLYSPQMSISQFSRISYNSTYEEDSEIVEETISINKMSSKFAK, from the exons ATGAAACCTCTTTGTCGTCTTCGCCGTCTATCTTCCATATGGATGTTCATCTTGGCTCTTATTGCCATGGCAACCCACGTTCCAACATCTGTAGGTGCTGCTGATAACGTTAGTTACTTGGCGTGCAAGAACACTTTAAGCTGCGGATCCATCAGCCAACTCACTTACCCTTTCTGGGGTCAAATTGACAACACTAATAACAGGTCAAACTATTGCGGTGAGCCTAACTTGAAGATCACATGTGaagataacaacaataataatggagTCCCAAAGTTCATAGTGGATTCTGTCAAATACAGGATTCTTGATTGGGACATCGGTAAAGAGAATCTGACAGTTGCTAGGGACGATTACTTTAGTACTAGCATTGATTTCTGTTCAGGAGATTTCAGCAACAACACCTTGGATGAAACCATACTTCAATATGATGATAACAGTGTTGTTAATATCACACTCTTGTACAAGTGTTCTTCAGAAACAAAGCCTTCGGATCAGTTTAAGTTTGTTCAAAGTTGCAGCAGCGGTAGTGTCTACTATGCTGAACAACAAGATAATGAGGCGCTGCCTTATTATGGAAGTTGCAGCACTGTTATTTTTCCTGTTTCAAAGGCCCTAGCTTCGACTTTTGCTAACAGTGCCAATAACCCCATTACTACTACAATTCAGCAAGCGTTGGAAAGTGGTTTTGGCTTGAAATTATTGCCTCAGATTGATGATCAGTGCAGAGGATGCACTAACTCAGGTGGCAATTGTGGTAGCAATGATGGACATTTCGCCTGTTTCTGTAATGATGGAACTCGTTCTAATTCTTGTTCATCGG gatCATCTTCAAAGTGGAACTGGCGGCTTAAGACAGCTATAg GTGCAACAGCAGCTGGTGTTGGAATTGTTGTAGTCTTTGCTGTGGTCATTTGCAACCGCAAGAGATACTTCAGTTTAGCACAAAAGAGGTTAATCTTTGGAAAAACAGGGGAATCTGATGACCAGAATGTGGAGGATTTCATCACAACTTATGGCTTTCTGGCCCCAAAGAGATATAGTTTTTCAGAAGTGAAGAAAATCACAAACTCATTTTGTGATCAATTAGGCAAAGGGGGATATGGTGTTGTGTACAAAGGGAAGTTATCTGATGGTCGTCTTGTTGCAGTGAAAGTGATAAATGAATCAAAAGGGAGTGGAGAAGAATTCATAAACGAGGTTGCTAGTATTAGTAGAACATCTCATGTGAACATTGTCTCGCTTTTGGGATTTTGCAATGAGAGAAACAAAAGAGCACTCATTTATGAGTTCATGTCTAATAGCTCATTGGATAAGTTCATTTATGGAAATGGATCTCCAACTCCCACTTGCAATTTGGATTGGAACACATTGTATCAAATTGCAATTGGCATCGCTCGTGGACTAGAATATTTGCATCGAGGATGCGGTACAAGAATTTTACATCTTGATATTAAACCTCAAAATATTCTCTTGGATGAAGATTTTTGTCCTAAAATTTCTGATTTTGGATTATCCAAGATATGTCAAAAGAAAGAGAGTATTGTGTCCATATTGGGAACAAGAGGAACTATTGGATATATTGCACCTGAAGTATTTAGTCGCATGTATGGTGGCATTTCGCACAAATCTGATGTATATAGTTATGGCATGTTAATTCTTGAAATGGTTGGAGGAAGAAAGAACTACGAAAGTGGAGGGTCAAATTCCAGCGAGATGTACTTTCCAGATTGGATTTACAAAGATCTTGAGCAAG GAGAAGCTGCATACATGTTGAAGCTTATGAATGCACTCAAACCCCCTGGCTGGTCCAACACCACCCACATGTGCCACTGGACTGGCGTGAGTTGCAACAATCAAAGTAGAAGGATTGAAGAGATCTTTCTCAAAGAAATGTCACTGACGGGAACAGTTCCTGCAGGCCTCAACGACTCCCTCTCCCAACTCACATACCTCTATCTCTCCTACAATAACCTGGGTGGGCCTGTTCCCTCTCTCGCCAACCTCTCTTTCCTCCAAGTAGCGTACCTCGACAACAACAACTTCACCATCATCCCTCATGGTTGCTTCCATGGTCTTACTAGTTTGCAGTCCTTGCTCCTGAATAACAACACCAACCTCCCACCATGGAACTTTCCTACGGATTTGACTGCTCACTCCTCTCAACTCGATGTCCTCGATCTCTCTTCTACAAATCTCATGGGATCCGTACCCAACATATCCCATTCCTTCCCAACTCTGCGatatctttctctctctaacaACAACCTCTCCTCCATCCCTGAGGATTGCTTCCACAACCTAACCAGTTTGGACGTCCTCTCTTTGGCCAACAACACCAACCTCCTACCATGGACCTTCCCCCTCGATTTGACTCATTCCTCATTCAAACTCTCCTACCTCGACCTCCAGGCTACAAATCTCATGGGATTCCTACCAAACTTATCACATTTCTTCCCCGACTTGATTACCGTTTCTCTCTCCAACAACCACCTTACCTTCATCCCCCAAGGTTGCTTCCAGGCTCTACCCTATTTGGGGCTGCTGAAGTTGGGAAACAACACCAACCTCACACCATGGACCTTCCCCGACTTGATTCAGTCCACAAAAATACAAGAGCTCAATCTTGTTGCTACAAATGTCATGGGCTCTCTACCAGAAATATTTGACTCCTTGACAAGTTTGGAGACTCTTCTTCTCTCCAACAACAGCCTCACTGGTGTCTTGCCTGAGTCTTTTGGAAGGTCCAAGATTACCACATTGCACCTCAACGACCAGAAGGGCAAAGGATTTTCAGGTACAATGGATGTTGTTTCAAATATGATCGATTTGTCTGAGGCGTGGCTTCAGGGGAACTCATTTGATGGATATATCCTTGACATGTCTCGTTGTACTGCCTTACAAGATTTACGACTTGCGCACAATCGATTTACAGGTGTGGTTCCAGATTCTCTGATAAATCTCAGTCGCAAGAACCTGCAAACTGTTATTTTGAACAACAACTTTTTTCAGGGTCCTATGCCTAACATTTTAGGAGATTCTGACAGTACGAATGTTGGAGATAACACCACCAATGCCTTTTGTCGAGACGACTATGATCCTTGTGACGAGAGAGTTACCATTTTGCTTGAAATTGCATCTGCATTTGGATATCCTTATTTGTTGGCCCGTTCATGGCGAGGAAATAATCCATGTCATAATTGGAGTTTTGTTGCATGTACTGCGACTATGATTACAACCGTGAATTTGACAAGGCAGAATTTGACAGGAACTATCTCAGATGCATTTGGTAAATTAACTCATTTGGAAAACTTGTATCTGAGTGGTAACAATTTAAACGGTTCAATACCTGAAAACTTCACATCTCTTCATCAACTCAAGAATCTCGATGTCTCCAACAACAACTTATCAGGAAAAATTCCCAATTTCTCACGTGGAGTATACCTGAATACTGAAGGTAACCCTTCGTTTGAGAGAAGAAAACCTTCGGGCAAGAGAAGAAATCCACCTGCTTGGATCAAAG GCGCAATAGCAGCAGCAGCAGGTATTGGAGGTCTTGTTTTCTTGGTTATAATAATTTGTAACCGAAAGAGGTGTCTTAGCTTGTTACAAAGGATTTTGTGGAAGAAAACAGGACCATTTATTGATAatgaatttgaagaatttatgaaAACTTATGGATCTTTGATGTTAAGGAGATATAATTATTCTGAAGTGAAAAGTATGACAAACTCATTTCGTGATAAATTAGGAAAGGGAGGATATGGCATTGTATACAAAGCATATTTAAGTGATGGTTGTCTGGTAGCAGTGAAGGTATTGACCGAATCTAGCGGAAGTGGAGAGGAATTCCTGAATGAGGTAGCTAGTATTGGTAGAACTTCTCATATGAACATTGTCTCGCTTTTGGGATTTTGCTATGAAAAATATAAAAGGGCACTCATCTATGAATTCATGCCTAATGGTTCTTTGGATAAGTTTATCTACAAACAAGAATCTCCCAATGCTATTTGTAATTTGGATTGGAATACATTGTTTCAAATTACAATTGGTATTGCAGGAGGATTAGAATATTTGCACCGAGGATGTGCTACAAGAATTTTACATCTTGATATTAAACCTCAAAATATTCTGTTAGATGAAGATTTTTGTCCAAAAATTGCTGATTTTGGATTGGCAAAAAtatgcaaaaagaaagaaagtattGTATCTTTACAAGGTACAAGAGGAACTCCGGGATACATTGCACCAGAAGTATTTAGCCGAACTTTTGGTAAAGTTTCTCACAAATCTGATGTGTATAGTTATggaatgttgattcttgaattgGTGGGAGGTAGAAAGAACTACGACACCGGCGGATCACTTACCAGTGAAATGTACTTTCCAGATTGGATTTACAAGGATCTCGAGGAGCAAAATATCCTCGGACGGGGTTTGTCCACTACAGAAGAAGAAAGTGATATGATAAAGAAAATTACTTTGGTGAGTTTATGGTGCATTCAAACAAATCCATCGGATAGACCATCAATAAACAAAGCAGTAGAAATGTTAGAAGGACCACTTCAGTCAGTGCCATATCCTCCAAAACCTGTCTTATATTCTCCTCAAATGTCTATCTCACAGTTTTCACGAATCTCCTATAACAGTACATATGAGGAGGATTCTGAGATTGTTGAGGAGACTATTTCCATCAATAAAATGAGTTCAAAATTTGCAAAGTAA